The region CAACGAAGCCGTTGAAACCATCGCGCATATTCGCACCATTGCACAGCAGACGGTAACGACGACAACGCAGATGGCGGATAAAAGCATCTCGGCGGCGAATCAAATCGCCGATATGAGCGCGGAAACCGAGAAAGACCGGTCCAATATGACCGCTAACCTGGGTAATTTGAAGGATCTTGCCAAAGGTATGGATGCTATGCAGGATGCCGTCAACCAGTTGACCACCCTGCAAAAACTCGCCTCCTCCTAAATCGGCCTTCAACCGGCGCCGGCCCTTTCCCCACCCGCCGTCTCCGACGCTTTCCTGAGAAAACCATGCAGTTTTTATGTGACAGACGACGCTATTAAAGCGACAATGCTGACCACGTTTAAATCAGGTTACAGCGTCATCGTAATTGACCGACGTTTCACAGCACGATACCCATGCAGACATTTTTATTTGACACGCTACCAACGCCCATCGGGGAATTATTATTGATTGCCGATGAAAATTATCACCTTAGGGCAGTGGAATGGCGTGAATATGAAGAAAAATTATATCAATCTCTGAATAAGCGTTATCGTCACGATCCATTCGTGTTAAAAGCTTGTGGTAATCCTGGTGGATTAACCGATACTCTGCGCGCCTATTTCGCCGGCGACCTGCATATCATTGAATCGTTGCCAGTGGCCGCCGCCGGTACGGATTTTCAGCGCCAGGTATGGCAGGCGCTTCGCACTATATCCTGCGGTAGTACAACTACTTACGGCGAACTGGCCGCCAGACTCGGGCAACCGGGCGCCGCCCGCGCCGTTGGTCTGGCCAATGGCGCCAACCCGATCAGTATCGTGGTCCCCTGCCATCGTGTTATCGGTGCGCAAGGCGCGCTCACCGGTTATGCCGGCGGCATTCATCGTAAACAATGGTTATTAACTCACGAAGGGTATTTGCCACAGCAGAATTTATTCAATACCGACCATTAACTTACCGTAGATGACGTAGCCGCAGGGTAAAAAATCCGAATGTGATGGTAAAAATATTAATAAGCTCACTATTTATTGGTCAGTTCCAGAGATAGCAGATCTTATCAGACCCAATAAAAGCTGTTAAAATTGACCGATATCAATTATCGCCTGAGTAAAGTCTATGATTCCTGAAAAGCGAATAATCCGACGCATTCAGTCTGGCGGCTGCGCAATCCATTGTCAGGATTGCAGCATCAGCCAGCTCTGTATTCCTTTCACGCTGAACGAGCATGAACTTGACCAGCTCGACAACATCATCGAAAGGAAGAAACCCATCCAGAAAGGGCAAGCGTTGTTCAAGGCCGGTGATGAACTGAAATCACTGTATGCCATCCGCTCAGGCACCATCAAAAGTTACACCATCAC is a window of Dickeya solani IPO 2222 DNA encoding:
- the ogt gene encoding methylated-DNA--[protein]-cysteine S-methyltransferase; this encodes MQTFLFDTLPTPIGELLLIADENYHLRAVEWREYEEKLYQSLNKRYRHDPFVLKACGNPGGLTDTLRAYFAGDLHIIESLPVAAAGTDFQRQVWQALRTISCGSTTTYGELAARLGQPGAARAVGLANGANPISIVVPCHRVIGAQGALTGYAGGIHRKQWLLTHEGYLPQQNLFNTDH